A stretch of Usitatibacter palustris DNA encodes these proteins:
- a CDS encoding ATP-binding protein, with product MKMKLFPVSLLWQTLAVLVAALVLSQLASLWFLNEYVTRPRLMLGIGQFVSHLKTIVAALETLPEHEQREFIARVAEKDGLRIIPADGPRARRRFGIAPGQPAPEQRPPGFEQRQPGPEQNDRPRGEQGLRGEQFPRGEIGPPPIPQLKLAPDIPPVRAFRERVREVFGPNAEVHVRAENANSLWFNVSAGERRYWIVFNRNRIERDATSALIGWGVAGVLIALLAAIFIVWRLNRPLTRLVDAAGKLGRNVEAGAVPETGPSEIRAVARAFNQMKDNLDRQGRERATFLAGISHDLRTPLARLRLDLEMLGGKVEADTQRAMVSDIDDMNSIIDQFIDFARSEAAEPLAPVKLSDAALAATERAARAGANVRCDPVEVPVLMLRPLAVQRLIDNLVGNALKHAGGEVLVRTATVPDGATLSVLDRGPGIPDHLVERLKAPFTRRDEARSGQSGAGLGLAIASRIAAIHGGKLDLLARDGGGLEARVMFPAAR from the coding sequence ATGAAGATGAAGCTGTTTCCGGTTTCGCTGCTGTGGCAGACCCTCGCCGTGCTGGTCGCGGCACTCGTGCTCTCGCAGCTCGCCTCGCTCTGGTTCCTCAACGAGTACGTCACGCGCCCGCGCCTGATGCTCGGCATCGGGCAGTTCGTGAGCCATCTCAAGACCATCGTCGCGGCGCTCGAGACGCTGCCCGAGCATGAGCAGCGCGAGTTCATCGCGCGCGTCGCGGAGAAGGACGGCCTGCGCATCATCCCGGCCGATGGGCCGCGTGCGCGCCGGCGCTTTGGCATTGCGCCCGGACAACCGGCGCCCGAACAGAGACCGCCGGGATTCGAGCAAAGACAACCCGGCCCTGAACAGAACGACCGCCCCCGCGGTGAGCAAGGCCTCCGGGGCGAGCAGTTTCCGCGCGGCGAGATCGGGCCGCCACCCATTCCCCAGCTCAAGCTCGCACCCGACATTCCTCCGGTGCGTGCATTCCGGGAGCGCGTTCGCGAGGTCTTCGGCCCCAACGCCGAGGTCCATGTGCGGGCGGAGAATGCCAACTCGCTGTGGTTCAACGTTTCGGCGGGCGAGCGACGCTACTGGATCGTGTTCAACCGCAATCGCATCGAACGCGACGCGACCAGCGCGCTCATCGGCTGGGGTGTCGCGGGCGTGCTGATCGCCCTCCTCGCCGCGATCTTCATCGTCTGGCGCCTCAACCGTCCGCTCACGCGCCTGGTGGATGCGGCGGGCAAGCTGGGCCGCAACGTCGAGGCGGGCGCCGTTCCCGAGACGGGTCCGTCGGAAATACGCGCCGTCGCGCGCGCCTTCAACCAGATGAAGGACAACCTCGATCGCCAGGGGCGGGAGCGCGCAACGTTCCTCGCGGGGATCTCCCATGACCTGCGCACGCCGCTTGCCCGCCTGCGCCTCGACCTCGAGATGCTCGGCGGCAAGGTCGAAGCCGACACGCAGCGCGCGATGGTCTCCGACATCGACGACATGAACTCGATCATCGACCAGTTCATCGACTTCGCGCGCAGCGAAGCGGCCGAACCGCTGGCACCCGTGAAGCTTTCCGATGCGGCGCTCGCGGCCACCGAGCGCGCGGCGCGCGCCGGCGCCAACGTGCGCTGCGATCCGGTGGAAGTGCCCGTGCTGATGCTCCGCCCCCTCGCGGTGCAGCGGCTGATCGACAACCTCGTGGGCAACGCGTTGAAGCACGCGGGCGGCGAAGTGCTCGTGCGCACCGCAACCGTTCCCGACGGCGCGACACTCTCCGTGCTCGATCGCGGCCCGGGCATTCCCGATCATCTCGTCGAGCGCCTGAAGGCCCCCTTCACGCGCCGCGACGAAGCGCGCAGCGGCCAGTCGGGCGCGGGCCTCGGCCTTGCGATCGCGAGCCGCATCGCTGCGATCCACGGCGGCAAGCTCGATCTCCTTGCACGCGATGGCGGAGGGCTCGAAGCCCGTGTAATGTTCCCTGCGGCCCGTTAG
- a CDS encoding DUF1501 domain-containing protein — protein MKRRDFLRLAAAVPLAGSLGGVAFAAPAGGSRRLLILVELKGGNDGLNTVIPYADPQYARLRPRIAIDRDRVLKLDDQLGLHPSLEKLMPLWSARELAIVQGVGYPDPNLSHFRSIEIWDTASKSEEYLEDGWLARAFAASPSPAAYAADGVVVGAADMGPLQGGTRAIALTSPEQFLRNARLARDAGVARNPALAHILRVEREIIASAEKLNAGHVFQTDFPQGAFGNAVKTAAQLAANPAGIAVIRVTLGGFDTHANQQGVHANLLRQLGEGLAALREALIEIDRWKTTTIATYSEFGRRPKENQSGGTDHGTANVHLVMGGAVKGGLHGAAPNLERIDGNGNLAHAVDFRGYYATLLERWWGIDSRGPLKGRFATLDVLNA, from the coding sequence ATGAAGCGCCGCGATTTCCTGCGCCTCGCTGCCGCGGTGCCCCTCGCGGGCTCGCTTGGCGGCGTTGCCTTCGCGGCACCTGCCGGAGGTAGCCGCCGCCTGCTCATCCTCGTCGAGCTGAAGGGCGGCAACGACGGACTGAACACCGTGATCCCGTATGCGGATCCACAATACGCGCGCCTCCGGCCGCGGATCGCGATCGACCGGGACCGCGTCCTCAAGCTCGACGACCAGCTCGGCCTGCATCCTTCGCTCGAGAAACTCATGCCGCTGTGGTCCGCGCGCGAGCTCGCGATCGTGCAGGGCGTGGGCTATCCCGATCCCAACCTCTCGCACTTCCGTTCGATCGAGATCTGGGACACGGCCTCGAAGAGCGAGGAATACCTCGAGGACGGCTGGCTCGCGCGGGCCTTCGCCGCGTCGCCTTCGCCCGCCGCGTATGCCGCCGATGGCGTGGTGGTCGGTGCCGCGGACATGGGGCCGCTGCAGGGTGGGACGCGCGCGATCGCGCTCACGAGTCCCGAGCAGTTCCTGCGCAACGCGCGCCTCGCGCGAGATGCAGGTGTCGCGCGCAACCCGGCGCTCGCGCACATCCTGCGTGTCGAGCGCGAGATCATCGCCTCCGCCGAGAAGCTCAACGCCGGACATGTCTTCCAGACGGATTTCCCGCAAGGCGCGTTCGGCAACGCCGTGAAGACCGCCGCGCAGCTCGCGGCCAATCCGGCAGGCATTGCCGTGATCCGCGTGACGCTCGGGGGCTTCGACACCCATGCGAACCAGCAGGGCGTGCACGCGAACCTGCTGCGCCAGTTGGGGGAGGGTCTTGCGGCACTTCGCGAGGCGCTCATCGAGATCGATCGCTGGAAGACCACCACGATCGCGACCTACTCGGAGTTCGGCCGTCGCCCGAAGGAGAACCAGAGCGGCGGCACCGACCATGGCACCGCCAATGTCCACCTAGTGATGGGCGGGGCGGTGAAGGGCGGGCTCCATGGCGCCGCCCCCAACCTCGAACGGATCGACGGCAACGGCAACCTCGCGCATGCCGTGGATTTCCGCGGCTACTACGCGACGCTGCTGGAGCGGTGGTGGGGCATCGACTCGCGCGGCCCGCTCAAGGGCCGGTTCGCGACCCTCGATGTACTTAATGCATGA
- the tsaB gene encoding tRNA (adenosine(37)-N6)-threonylcarbamoyltransferase complex dimerization subunit type 1 TsaB, with translation MNVLAIETSTELCSAAVLRGSELFVEETVAANRHSELLVPMVQRLLERSRLAVAQMNAIAFGQGPGSFTGIRIACGMAQGLAFGAERPVVPVPSLLALAEQSNESRVIAAFDARMDEAYLAAYARSGDDWQEVIAPCLVDRAALPSLPGRGWVATGSGFDRFDWLRTHYRDSIALRLENDLPRAGSIARVAARRMARGESVAAEQAAPLYLRDKVALTTEERQARR, from the coding sequence GTGAATGTCCTGGCCATCGAAACGTCCACCGAGCTTTGTTCCGCCGCCGTGCTTCGCGGTTCGGAGCTGTTCGTCGAGGAAACGGTGGCTGCGAACCGCCATTCCGAGCTCCTGGTCCCCATGGTCCAGCGCCTGCTCGAGCGTTCCCGGCTCGCCGTGGCCCAGATGAATGCCATCGCCTTCGGCCAGGGGCCGGGGTCCTTCACCGGGATCCGCATCGCCTGCGGCATGGCGCAGGGCCTCGCGTTCGGCGCCGAGCGTCCGGTGGTTCCGGTGCCTTCGCTGCTGGCCCTCGCCGAACAATCGAATGAATCGCGCGTGATCGCCGCGTTCGACGCCCGCATGGACGAGGCCTACCTCGCGGCGTACGCGCGTTCGGGCGATGACTGGCAGGAGGTGATCGCGCCGTGCCTCGTCGACCGCGCGGCGCTGCCTTCGCTTCCCGGGCGCGGATGGGTTGCCACGGGCAGCGGATTCGACCGCTTCGACTGGCTGCGGACGCACTACCGCGATTCGATCGCCCTGCGCCTCGAGAACGACCTGCCGCGCGCCGGTTCCATCGCTCGCGTGGCCGCGCGCCGGATGGCCCGCGGGGAAAGCGTCGCGGCGGAGCAGGCCGCACCCCTATACTTGCGCGACAAGGTCGCCCTGACGACCGAAGAAAGGCAGGCCCGGCGGTGA
- a CDS encoding IclR family transcriptional regulator produces the protein MEQTVRKAFDVLEALARAREPRRLTDLARELSLTKPNVYRLLSTLSELGYVSKEEATSRYSATLKLWELGSVLVRDGNLIAKTAPRLRELAEASHESVQLAVYDAGFAVFVNKLDSPRPIKAMTTIGSRVPAACASTGKAILAFLPDREVTLALSLLKRFTPLTRMRRVDLDRDLESARKQGYAVNHGEWRAGVCGIAAPVRDSDGHVIASLGVWGAEDSILGPRREELSAMVLETSREASRDFGFTATR, from the coding sequence ATGGAACAAACCGTTCGCAAGGCCTTCGACGTGCTGGAAGCCCTCGCCCGCGCCCGTGAACCCCGGCGCCTGACTGACCTGGCGCGAGAACTCTCCCTCACCAAACCCAACGTGTATCGCCTGCTCTCGACGCTCAGCGAGCTGGGCTACGTTTCCAAGGAAGAAGCGACGAGCCGCTACAGCGCGACGCTCAAGCTCTGGGAACTGGGCTCCGTGCTGGTTCGCGACGGCAACCTCATTGCCAAGACCGCGCCTCGCCTGCGCGAGCTGGCCGAGGCAAGCCACGAGTCGGTGCAGCTCGCGGTCTACGACGCCGGATTCGCGGTGTTCGTGAACAAGCTCGACAGCCCGCGCCCCATCAAGGCGATGACCACGATCGGCAGCCGCGTTCCGGCCGCCTGCGCCTCGACCGGCAAGGCGATCCTCGCGTTCCTGCCCGACCGCGAAGTCACACTCGCACTCTCGCTGCTCAAGCGCTTCACGCCGCTCACGCGCATGCGCCGCGTGGACCTCGACCGCGACCTCGAAAGCGCGCGCAAGCAGGGCTACGCGGTCAACCATGGCGAATGGCGGGCAGGCGTGTGCGGCATTGCCGCGCCCGTGCGCGATTCCGATGGCCACGTGATCGCCTCGCTCGGCGTTTGGGGTGCGGAGGACAGCATCCTCGGCCCGCGCCGCGAAGAGTTGAGTGCGATGGTGCTGGAGACCTCGCGCGAGGCTTCGCGCGACTTCGGGTTTACCGCCACGCGCTAG
- a CDS encoding uracil-DNA glycosylase translates to MNERMLKELELLPVVKLYGMPPPAVSVQVEQPVSAPQSAPAAQPAPRVELPVQRIEKMESLDWKSLRESVLTCTKCELCKGRTQAVFGVGSETGPWLFVGEGPGADEDQQGEPFVGQAGKLLDNMLTAAGLKRGRDVYIANVVKCRPPGNRTPKPEEAAACAPYLDRQIELIAPKVIVALGKTAAIRLLGEDVAEKSMGSLRGRKHDYKGTPLVITYHPAYLLRTLPDKAKAWEDLLFARRTLAAS, encoded by the coding sequence ATGAACGAACGCATGCTGAAGGAGCTCGAGCTCCTGCCGGTCGTGAAGCTCTACGGAATGCCGCCGCCTGCCGTTTCCGTGCAGGTCGAGCAGCCGGTCTCCGCTCCGCAATCCGCGCCCGCGGCGCAACCCGCCCCGCGCGTGGAATTGCCGGTCCAACGAATCGAGAAGATGGAAAGCCTCGACTGGAAGTCGCTTCGCGAAAGCGTGCTCACCTGCACGAAGTGCGAGCTGTGCAAGGGCCGCACGCAGGCGGTGTTCGGCGTGGGCAGCGAGACGGGTCCGTGGCTCTTCGTGGGCGAGGGCCCCGGTGCCGACGAAGACCAGCAGGGAGAGCCTTTCGTGGGCCAGGCCGGCAAGTTGCTCGACAACATGCTCACGGCCGCGGGACTCAAGCGCGGGCGCGACGTGTACATCGCCAACGTCGTGAAGTGCCGCCCGCCGGGCAATCGCACGCCCAAGCCCGAGGAAGCGGCGGCCTGTGCACCGTACCTCGACCGGCAGATCGAGCTGATCGCGCCCAAGGTGATCGTGGCGCTCGGCAAGACCGCCGCGATTCGCCTGCTCGGGGAAGATGTCGCGGAAAAGAGCATGGGAAGCCTTCGCGGCCGCAAGCACGACTACAAGGGCACGCCGCTCGTCATCACTTACCATCCGGCGTACCTGCTCAGGACCCTGCCCGACAAGGCGAAAGCCTGGGAAGACCTGCTTTTTGCACGCCGCACGCTCGCGGCATCTTGA
- the rimI gene encoding ribosomal protein S18-alanine N-acetyltransferase, translating to MSAVPVPQLHYRPMRATDLQEVARLEKTLYEFPWSLGNFRDSLNAGYDCWVACEGETVIGYAVLMIALDEAHLLNIAIASASQRRGTGRAFLKKILGVAKAAGCLIVYLEVRPSNVAARHLYRTSGFQQIAIRPNYYPSVAGREDALFLGLTLR from the coding sequence GTGAGCGCCGTCCCCGTCCCGCAACTGCACTACCGCCCGATGCGCGCGACCGACCTGCAGGAAGTCGCGCGCCTGGAGAAGACGCTCTACGAATTTCCGTGGAGCCTCGGCAATTTCCGCGACTCGCTCAACGCGGGCTACGACTGCTGGGTCGCGTGCGAGGGCGAAACCGTCATCGGCTACGCCGTGCTCATGATCGCGCTCGACGAGGCGCACCTGCTCAACATCGCCATCGCATCCGCCAGCCAGCGCCGCGGCACCGGGCGCGCGTTCCTGAAGAAGATCCTCGGCGTGGCCAAGGCCGCGGGCTGCCTGATCGTCTACCTCGAAGTGCGGCCCTCGAACGTCGCCGCGCGCCACCTCTATCGCACCTCGGGCTTCCAGCAGATCGCGATCCGCCCCAACTACTACCCCTCGGTCGCCGGCCGCGAGGACGCGTTGTTCCTCGGCCTCACCCTGCGATGA
- a CDS encoding DUF1800 domain-containing protein: protein MRAVLALLLLFLSLAGNAQGQAIGYDGARHLLNRTGFGATEAEVRDYAKLSRLQAVDRLLADTPRVAAGKPPAFVDEPPMPFYKYRQLDDEAKKAELRRVVERGLILREWWFREMLTSASPLTERMTLFWHNHFATSQQKVRSPQLMYRQNVLLRREALGNFGTLLHAVARDPAMLIYLDNAGSRRQAPNENFAREVMELFTVGEGHYGEKDIKEAARAFTGWSLDRDSLEFTNRALWHDGGVKTVLGKQGRFDGDDVLDILLARPETGTFIVGKLWKEFVSPTPDPREVERLAAAWREARYEVKPLMRAMLVSDAFWSAEARGAIVKSPVDLVVGTMKTFEIRPATLRPAVLAAALLGQNPMSPPNVKGWPGGEAWINSATLLGRKQLLERLFRGSDAMAMTMVAAEVPAPMEGQNPEARFRRLMERGMRTYAFDWERWSKTLPPANVERLVLAMPAVNPMPEGTEGVELVRHLTADPAYQLK, encoded by the coding sequence ATGAGAGCTGTCCTCGCGCTTCTCCTCCTTTTTCTTTCCCTCGCCGGGAACGCCCAGGGCCAGGCCATCGGCTACGACGGGGCCCGGCACCTGCTCAACCGCACGGGCTTCGGCGCGACCGAAGCCGAAGTGCGCGACTACGCGAAGCTCTCGCGCCTGCAAGCGGTGGACCGCCTGCTCGCGGACACGCCGCGCGTGGCCGCCGGCAAGCCGCCCGCGTTCGTGGACGAGCCGCCGATGCCGTTCTACAAGTACCGGCAACTCGACGACGAAGCGAAGAAGGCCGAGCTTCGCCGTGTCGTGGAGCGCGGACTGATCCTGCGCGAATGGTGGTTCCGCGAGATGCTCACGTCAGCCTCGCCGCTCACGGAGCGCATGACGCTCTTCTGGCACAACCATTTCGCCACCAGCCAGCAGAAGGTACGCAGCCCGCAGCTCATGTATCGCCAGAACGTCCTGCTGCGGCGCGAGGCGCTGGGCAACTTCGGCACGCTGCTCCACGCCGTCGCGCGCGATCCGGCGATGCTCATTTACCTGGACAACGCCGGCAGCCGCCGCCAGGCGCCCAACGAGAACTTCGCCCGCGAGGTGATGGAACTCTTCACGGTCGGCGAAGGGCACTACGGCGAGAAGGACATCAAGGAAGCCGCGCGCGCGTTCACCGGCTGGAGCCTCGATCGCGATTCGCTGGAGTTCACCAACCGCGCGTTGTGGCACGACGGCGGCGTGAAGACCGTGCTCGGCAAGCAGGGCCGCTTCGATGGCGACGACGTCCTCGACATCCTGCTCGCCCGTCCGGAGACCGGCACGTTCATCGTCGGCAAGCTCTGGAAGGAATTCGTTTCCCCCACGCCCGATCCGCGCGAAGTCGAGCGCCTCGCGGCCGCGTGGCGTGAGGCGCGCTACGAAGTGAAGCCGCTCATGCGCGCGATGCTCGTCTCCGACGCGTTCTGGTCCGCGGAGGCGCGCGGGGCGATCGTGAAGTCGCCCGTCGATCTCGTCGTCGGCACGATGAAGACCTTCGAGATCCGTCCGGCGACGCTGCGCCCCGCTGTGCTCGCCGCAGCGCTCCTCGGCCAGAACCCGATGTCGCCGCCGAACGTGAAGGGCTGGCCCGGCGGCGAAGCCTGGATCAATTCCGCGACGCTCCTGGGCCGCAAGCAATTGCTCGAGCGCCTCTTCCGCGGCAGCGACGCGATGGCGATGACGATGGTCGCCGCCGAGGTGCCCGCGCCGATGGAGGGCCAGAACCCCGAAGCGCGTTTCCGGCGCCTGATGGAGCGGGGCATGCGCACCTACGCCTTCGATTGGGAACGCTGGTCGAAGACGCTGCCGCCCGCGAACGTGGAGCGCCTCGTGCTCGCGATGCCCGCGGTCAATCCCATGCCCGAAGGCACGGAAGGCGTGGAGCTCGTTCGCCACCTCACCGCCGACCCGGCCTACCAGCTCAAATGA
- a CDS encoding TPM domain-containing protein, with protein MNRGFAPMRGLLLLAGALAFCASAFAQDPADPIPVPKLTGRVVDLTGTLTAPERSALDQKLRAFEQSKGSQVAVLLVPSIGNETIEDFAGRVTDAWQLGRKGVDDGVLFVIAKQQRKMRIHNGRGVQGVMTDALSKRILAEIVSPAFRNGDFSGGINAGADAIIKAIEGEDLPVPTFRSSSGAKKVGVSFPGGDNFFMLAFFLVPIVAAVLRKLVGRLGAAGLTGAITGAAAWFLFGSLLVTGIAVVVAAFFGLITGTAGPGRGRSTFDGWGSGGGWSGGGGGGGWSGGGDSGGFSGGGGGFDGGGASGDW; from the coding sequence ATGAACCGGGGTTTCGCCCCGATGCGCGGGCTCCTGCTTCTGGCGGGAGCCCTCGCTTTTTGCGCGTCGGCGTTCGCGCAGGATCCGGCCGATCCGATTCCCGTCCCGAAGCTCACGGGCCGGGTGGTCGATCTCACCGGCACGCTCACCGCGCCCGAGCGATCCGCGCTCGACCAGAAGCTGCGCGCCTTCGAGCAATCGAAGGGCTCGCAGGTCGCGGTGCTGCTCGTGCCGTCGATCGGCAACGAAACCATCGAGGATTTCGCCGGGCGCGTGACCGACGCGTGGCAGCTCGGCCGCAAGGGCGTGGATGACGGCGTGCTCTTCGTCATCGCCAAGCAGCAACGCAAGATGCGCATCCACAACGGCCGCGGCGTGCAGGGCGTGATGACCGATGCGCTCTCCAAGCGCATCCTTGCCGAGATCGTTTCGCCGGCCTTCCGCAACGGCGACTTCAGTGGCGGCATCAACGCCGGTGCGGACGCGATCATCAAGGCGATCGAGGGCGAGGATCTTCCCGTGCCCACGTTCCGCTCGTCGTCGGGCGCGAAGAAGGTCGGCGTCTCGTTCCCGGGAGGCGACAACTTCTTCATGCTCGCCTTCTTCCTCGTGCCCATCGTCGCCGCTGTCTTGCGCAAGCTCGTCGGACGGCTCGGCGCCGCGGGACTCACCGGGGCCATCACGGGTGCGGCGGCCTGGTTCCTCTTCGGGAGCCTTCTCGTCACCGGCATTGCGGTCGTGGTCGCCGCGTTCTTCGGCCTCATCACCGGCACCGCCGGCCCCGGCCGCGGACGCTCCACGTTCGACGGATGGGGCAGCGGTGGTGGCTGGTCGGGTGGTGGAGGAGGCGGCGGTTGGTCCGGCGGTGGCGACAGCGGCGGCTTCAGCGGCGGGGGCGGCGGCTTCGATGGCGGCGGCGCCTCGGGAGACTGGTGA
- a CDS encoding EF-hand domain-containing protein, whose protein sequence is MKVVSILAVLGLAAATTATVAMAQAGGHGDRMKSADTNGDGLVSRQEAAGKPRLAENFDAIDTNKDGQLSKDEMKAFGDKQRAEHMKKVDANGDGKISRDEAKANAPRMAEHFDKLDSNKDGFLSKEELAAARGPRK, encoded by the coding sequence ATGAAAGTCGTCTCCATTCTCGCGGTCCTCGGCCTCGCAGCTGCCACGACCGCCACGGTTGCCATGGCGCAAGCCGGCGGCCACGGTGATCGCATGAAGTCGGCCGATACGAACGGCGACGGCCTGGTCAGCCGCCAGGAAGCCGCGGGCAAGCCGCGTCTCGCCGAGAACTTCGATGCGATCGACACCAACAAGGACGGCCAGCTCTCGAAGGACGAGATGAAGGCCTTCGGTGACAAGCAGCGTGCCGAGCACATGAAGAAGGTCGACGCCAACGGCGACGGCAAGATCAGCCGCGACGAAGCGAAGGCCAATGCGCCGCGCATGGCCGAGCACTTCGACAAGCTCGACAGCAACAAGGATGGCTTCCTTTCGAAGGAAGAGCTCGCGGCCGCCCGCGGCCCGCGCAAGTAA
- a CDS encoding TPM domain-containing protein, translated as MQFLKRFLRHMAMTPYKSKLCFPDKTMAEIQRVVAECEAKHRGEVRFVVEAELSTAQLWANMTSRQRAIEVFSSLQVWNTEENSGILIYLLLADHKVEIVADRGINAKVADDAWRSICSAMEQEYRAGRFESGAIAGVKAASELLVAHFPARETNANELPDAPVRM; from the coding sequence ATGCAATTCCTCAAACGGTTCCTGCGCCACATGGCGATGACCCCGTACAAGTCGAAGCTCTGCTTTCCCGACAAGACGATGGCCGAGATCCAGCGCGTGGTCGCCGAGTGCGAGGCGAAGCATCGCGGCGAAGTGCGCTTCGTGGTTGAAGCCGAGCTCTCGACGGCGCAGCTCTGGGCGAACATGACTTCCCGCCAGCGCGCGATCGAAGTGTTCTCCTCGCTCCAGGTCTGGAACACCGAGGAGAACTCGGGAATCCTCATCTACCTGCTGCTCGCCGACCACAAGGTCGAGATCGTTGCCGACCGCGGTATCAACGCGAAGGTCGCGGACGACGCGTGGCGATCGATCTGCAGCGCGATGGAGCAGGAATATCGCGCCGGCCGGTTCGAATCCGGCGCCATTGCGGGGGTGAAGGCCGCCTCCGAGCTCCTGGTCGCGCACTTTCCGGCCCGCGAAACCAACGCCAACGAGCTGCCGGACGCCCCCGTCCGCATGTAA
- a CDS encoding cytochrome c-type biogenesis protein, translating to MTRALLLVLGLAVVGGALGQANEVAKPDPVVEQRLRGLAEELRCLVCQNQTIADSNAPLALDLRNQIRDQIGKGATDAQIRDYMVQRYGDFVLYRPPFKATTLVLWLLPAFALFAGAFLVWRIVRPRAKAATAAPVEGTARRKEIEKLLSGDDSNRA from the coding sequence ATGACCCGCGCGCTGCTGCTGGTCCTGGGCCTCGCCGTCGTCGGCGGCGCACTCGGACAAGCCAACGAGGTCGCCAAGCCCGATCCGGTCGTCGAGCAACGACTGCGGGGACTCGCGGAAGAATTGCGCTGCCTCGTCTGCCAGAACCAGACGATCGCGGATTCCAATGCACCACTCGCGCTAGACCTTCGCAACCAGATCCGCGACCAGATCGGCAAGGGCGCGACCGATGCGCAGATCCGCGACTACATGGTCCAGCGCTACGGCGACTTCGTGTTGTACCGGCCGCCGTTCAAGGCCACGACGCTCGTGCTGTGGTTGCTTCCCGCGTTCGCGCTGTTCGCGGGCGCGTTCCTGGTGTGGCGCATCGTGCGCCCGCGCGCAAAGGCAGCAACTGCCGCACCCGTCGAGGGCACGGCACGCCGCAAGGAAATCGAGAAGCTGCTTTCCGGGGACGACTCGAACCGCGCCTAG
- a CDS encoding LemA family protein → MRKLLSFYAVTVLLLLSGCGYNDFQTKDEQVKAAWAEVLNQYKRRADLIPNLVQTVQGYAAQEKDVLVGVTNARAKATSINATPEMVNDPAAMQKFQAAQGELSGALSRLLVTVEAYPQLKSDTLFRDLQAQLEGTENRITTARNRFIKTVQDYNILARQFPTNLTAMIFGYKEKASFTVENEKAIAEPPKVDFKKQ, encoded by the coding sequence ATGCGCAAGCTTCTGTCGTTCTATGCAGTCACCGTATTGCTCCTGCTTTCGGGTTGCGGCTACAACGACTTCCAGACCAAGGACGAACAGGTGAAGGCCGCCTGGGCCGAGGTGCTGAACCAGTACAAGCGCCGTGCCGACCTCATTCCGAACCTCGTGCAGACGGTGCAGGGCTACGCGGCGCAGGAGAAGGACGTGCTCGTGGGCGTGACCAACGCGCGCGCGAAGGCGACCTCGATCAACGCCACGCCGGAAATGGTCAATGACCCGGCCGCGATGCAGAAATTCCAGGCCGCGCAAGGCGAACTCTCGGGTGCGTTGTCGCGACTGCTCGTGACGGTCGAGGCCTACCCGCAACTGAAGAGCGACACGCTCTTCCGCGACCTCCAGGCCCAGCTCGAGGGAACGGAGAACCGCATCACGACCGCGCGCAACCGCTTCATCAAGACCGTGCAGGACTACAACATCCTCGCGCGCCAGTTCCCGACCAACCTCACGGCCATGATCTTCGGCTACAAGGAAAAGGCGAGCTTCACGGTCGAGAACGAGAAAGCGATTGCCGAGCCACCGAAGGTCGACTTCAAGAAGCAGTAA
- the ompR gene encoding two-component system response regulator OmpR, producing the protein MQTQQRQRILVVDDDLRMRDLLKRYLSEQGFAVETVADAAAMDRQFQRANYDLLVLDLMLPGEDGLAICRRLRAGGNTVPVIMLTARGDDVDRILGLEMGADDYLPKPFNPRELVARIQAVLRRQRPKPPPGSPTSDEKVIEFGPFALNLGTRTLNREGEPIVLTTGEFALLKALAEHAREPMSRDKLMDLARGREHESFDRSIDVQISRLRKLLEIDPKEPRYIQTVWGFGYVFIPDGSDSRSGSS; encoded by the coding sequence ATGCAAACCCAGCAACGCCAACGCATCCTGGTCGTGGACGACGACCTGCGCATGCGAGACCTCCTCAAGCGCTACCTCTCCGAGCAGGGCTTCGCGGTGGAGACGGTCGCCGACGCGGCCGCGATGGATCGCCAATTCCAGCGCGCCAACTACGATCTGCTCGTGCTCGACCTCATGCTGCCGGGCGAGGACGGCCTCGCCATCTGCCGGCGCCTGCGGGCGGGCGGCAACACCGTGCCGGTGATCATGCTCACCGCGCGCGGCGATGACGTCGATCGCATCCTCGGCCTCGAGATGGGTGCGGACGACTACCTGCCGAAGCCCTTCAACCCGCGCGAGCTCGTGGCGCGAATCCAGGCGGTGCTTCGCCGGCAGAGGCCCAAGCCGCCGCCGGGCTCGCCCACCAGCGACGAGAAGGTGATCGAGTTCGGGCCTTTCGCGCTGAACCTCGGCACGCGCACCCTGAATCGCGAAGGCGAACCCATCGTGCTCACCACGGGCGAGTTCGCGTTGCTCAAGGCGCTGGCCGAGCACGCGCGCGAGCCGATGTCGCGCGACAAGCTGATGGACCTCGCGCGCGGCCGCGAGCACGAGAGCTTCGATCGCTCGATCGACGTCCAGATCTCGCGCCTGAGAAAGCTCCTCGAGATCGATCCGAAGGAGCCGCGCTACATCCAGACCGTCTGGGGCTTCGGTTACGTCTTCATTCCCGACGGGAGTGATTCGCGTAGCGGATCATCCTGA